The Benincasa hispida cultivar B227 chromosome 9, ASM972705v1, whole genome shotgun sequence genome has a segment encoding these proteins:
- the LOC120084541 gene encoding uncharacterized protein LOC120084541, with protein MRQRRWLELVKDYDCEILYHPGKENVVADALSRKVAHSTALITRQTHLCKELEWAEIAVGVGKVTTQLVQLSVRPSLRHRIIDAQHCDPYLEERVRRVESGQDGEFSISTKGGLLYQGRLCVPADNDMKNELLSEAHSSLFSIHLDSTKMYQDLKCYYWWNDMKREIAEFVSKCLVCQQVKAPRRKSASLL; from the coding sequence ATGAGGCAAAGAAGGTGGTTAGAGCTGGTAAAGGATTATGACTGCGAAATTTTGTACCACCCAGGAAAGGAAAATGTAGTGGCAGATGCCCTAAGCAGAAAGGTGGCTCATTCAACAGCCCTCATTACTAGACAGACTCATTTGTGCAAGGAGCTAGAGTGGGCAGAAATTGCAGTGGGAGTGGGAAAGGTCACGACACAGTTAGTGCAGTTGTCAGTGCGACCGAGTCTAAGGCATAGAATTATTGATGCACAACATTGTGACCCTTATCTGGAGGAGAGAGTTCGTAGGGTGGAGTCAGGTCAGGATGGCGAATTCTCTATATCAACGAAAGGTGGTCTCCTATATCAGGGACGTTTGTGCGTGCCAGCAGATAATGATATGAAGAATGAGTTATTGTCAGAGGCTCACAGTTCCTTATTTTCAATTCATCTCGACAGCACCAAGATGTACCAGGACTTGAAATGTTATTACTggtggaatgatatgaaaagagagattGCAGAGTTCGTCAGCAAGTGCTTGGTGTGCCAGCAGGTGAAAGCCCCAAGGCGGAAGTCAGCAAGCTTGTTATAG